In a genomic window of Dyadobacter fermentans DSM 18053:
- a CDS encoding EamA family transporter, whose protein sequence is MQTSTKTPSTFMVVLAFATVYIVWGSTYFFIQRALEGFPPFFLGAFRFIIAGLLMLGWSLLQGEQVFSWKVMKPALITGLLLLFVGNGVVIWVEQFLPSAMVAIMVSSAPLWFVLLDKPKWSENLSNKSTILGLVVGFAGVILLFYEKIMATMSSLNSGRDLFAMALVVLGSMAWAGGSLYSKYNSVSKSATVNSTWQMLAAGIAFIPGTLLTGEYTSVDLTAIPLNAWLATTYLIVFGSIAGFSAYVWLLKVQPATKVSTYAYVNPVVAVLLGIFFAHETITMMQIAGLVVILGSVLLINLHQYRKPKQVTATC, encoded by the coding sequence ATGCAAACGTCTACAAAAACTCCTTCAACATTCATGGTGGTACTGGCATTCGCCACCGTTTACATCGTTTGGGGATCAACCTACTTCTTCATTCAGAGGGCATTGGAGGGTTTTCCGCCATTCTTCCTGGGTGCATTCCGCTTCATCATCGCCGGCCTGCTGATGCTCGGATGGAGCCTTTTGCAAGGCGAACAGGTATTTTCCTGGAAAGTAATGAAGCCCGCCCTCATAACGGGTTTGCTGCTGCTTTTTGTGGGTAACGGCGTGGTGATCTGGGTGGAACAATTCCTGCCTAGCGCGATGGTGGCGATCATGGTGTCGTCGGCGCCGCTGTGGTTTGTGCTTTTGGATAAGCCGAAATGGTCGGAGAACCTGAGCAACAAATCGACAATTCTCGGCCTGGTGGTCGGTTTTGCCGGCGTGATCTTGCTCTTTTATGAGAAAATAATGGCCACAATGTCGTCGCTGAACAGCGGCCGCGATCTTTTTGCGATGGCGCTGGTCGTGCTGGGCTCGATGGCCTGGGCGGGCGGTTCGCTGTACTCAAAATATAATTCTGTTTCCAAATCGGCCACCGTCAATTCGACATGGCAAATGCTGGCGGCCGGCATTGCGTTCATCCCCGGAACGTTGCTAACGGGTGAATACACGTCGGTTGACCTCACCGCAATCCCGCTGAATGCATGGCTGGCAACGACCTACCTGATCGTATTCGGTTCCATTGCGGGTTTCAGCGCTTATGTGTGGCTTTTGAAAGTCCAGCCTGCCACCAAGGTGAGCACCTATGCCTACGTAAATCCCGTGGTGGCGGTGTTGCTAGGCATTTTCTTCGCCCACGAAACGATTACCATGATGCAAATCGCGGGGTTGGTAGTGATTTTGGGTAGTGTTCTGTTAATTAATTTGCATCAATACAGAAAACCTAAACAAGTAACTGCTACCTGCTGA
- a CDS encoding chromate resistance protein ChrB domain-containing protein, translated as MKWITRERPKIDRLACPWLIRRFIDPKAQIIYVPENEVLTQAAALNATPFDIPGVEFTHYDDQCTFDYFIKKYELKDPALQVMAPVVRGADTDDHALARQSSGLWAISAGLAHNTQDDQELLEKGMLIYDALYSWATHLREEKHTQSPTEHLLLQIYKTYISNKNEKKSKVPAWTKDLKNLIQDHIDTNLNFNLKIASEELDVNPAYLSREFSRYFDNLSFGEYIRKLRIEKSIQLLESSEDSLAEIAYLTGFSDQSHFNRVFKAHMGQTPSEYRKFIRKSKGNTKR; from the coding sequence ATGAAATGGATTACCCGCGAGCGGCCGAAAATCGACCGCCTCGCCTGTCCCTGGCTTATCCGACGCTTTATCGACCCGAAAGCGCAAATTATTTACGTGCCCGAAAACGAAGTCCTGACCCAGGCCGCCGCCCTGAACGCGACTCCGTTCGATATCCCGGGTGTCGAGTTCACGCATTATGACGATCAATGCACGTTCGATTATTTCATCAAAAAATACGAACTGAAAGATCCAGCCCTGCAGGTAATGGCACCGGTAGTGCGGGGCGCCGATACGGACGACCATGCGTTGGCGCGACAATCCTCGGGCTTATGGGCTATTTCAGCCGGGCTGGCTCACAACACGCAGGATGACCAGGAGTTACTCGAAAAGGGAATGCTTATTTACGACGCGCTGTACAGCTGGGCGACGCATTTACGTGAGGAAAAACACACGCAAAGCCCGACCGAGCATTTGCTTTTGCAGATTTATAAAACATATATCAGCAACAAGAACGAGAAGAAATCGAAGGTGCCGGCATGGACCAAAGACCTCAAAAACCTCATTCAGGATCACATCGACACCAATCTTAACTTCAACCTCAAGATCGCTTCCGAAGAACTGGATGTGAACCCAGCCTATTTATCGAGGGAATTTTCGCGTTATTTTGATAATCTTTCATTCGGAGAATACATCCGGAAACTGCGGATCGAAAAGTCCATTCAACTGCTCGAATCGTCGGAAGATTCGCTGGCGGAGATCGCTTACCTCACGGGTTTCTCGGATCAGAGCCATTTCAACCGCGTTTTCAAAGCGCATATGGGCCAAACCCCCTCGGAATACAGAAAATTCATCCGAAAAAGTAAAGGAAATACAAAACGTTAA
- a CDS encoding Lrp/AsnC family transcriptional regulator, whose protein sequence is MNGSDIVLDKTDLSILRLMQENGRITNADLARELEMAPSAVLERVKKLEQKQVIVKYTTRISPVALGQTLLAFIAMKSSEGMGSNNTAKELAKIPEVQEVHHIAGEDCYMVKVRTADSASLMELMRNKFSRIQNITSTRTTIVLETVKEEQQIVIPEK, encoded by the coding sequence ATGAACGGATCAGATATCGTTCTCGACAAGACCGACCTGAGCATTCTGCGCCTTATGCAGGAGAATGGCCGCATCACCAACGCCGACCTCGCGCGCGAGCTTGAAATGGCTCCCTCAGCGGTGTTGGAACGCGTCAAAAAACTGGAACAGAAGCAGGTGATCGTGAAATATACCACGCGGATCAGTCCGGTAGCATTGGGGCAGACGCTACTGGCATTCATTGCCATGAAATCGTCGGAAGGGATGGGCAGCAACAACACCGCGAAGGAGCTGGCCAAAATTCCGGAAGTACAAGAGGTTCACCACATTGCGGGCGAAGATTGCTATATGGTAAAAGTCCGCACGGCCGATTCTGCATCACTGATGGAGCTGATGCGCAACAAGTTCAGCCGGATACAAAACATCACATCCACACGGACCACGATCGTCCTCGAAACGGTCAAGGAAGAGCAACAAATCGTTATACCTGAAAAATGA
- a CDS encoding glycoside hydrolase family 26 protein gives MSLLSTVLCTGTAIAQIDTKATPETAALYRNLKKLSEQYILFGHQHAIEYGHGWSGDAERSDVKSVTGSHPAVIGVDLMGLSGRPAEEIAKTAAALRKNVVDTYNRGGITTVAWHFANPASEGGFYWKDGVSKPAMSLIKPGGSHHEKYKLILKTIADFAHSVKGKDGTLAPMIFRPFHEFDGDWFWWGKGHTKREDFIAVWRFTVSYLRDQMGVHNLIYAFSPDNKFTSEYEFLERYPGNEWVDMVGMDNYGDFGRDGKYNLEAGSKKLKIVSEYAQKAGKLAAFTETGLESIPNPTWWTETLLKTLKTEKLQLAYVLVWRNDSKSPTHFYAPFPGQISAADFVKFYHDPYTLFEKDLKEVYR, from the coding sequence ATGAGTCTGTTGAGTACTGTATTATGCACCGGCACTGCCATTGCGCAAATAGATACCAAAGCAACGCCGGAAACCGCAGCGCTCTACAGGAACCTCAAAAAGCTTTCTGAACAATACATTCTGTTTGGCCACCAGCACGCTATCGAATACGGGCACGGATGGTCGGGCGATGCGGAACGGTCGGACGTGAAGTCGGTTACGGGCTCGCATCCGGCTGTGATAGGCGTCGATTTGATGGGCCTTTCGGGCCGTCCGGCGGAGGAGATCGCCAAAACGGCGGCTGCATTGCGGAAAAATGTGGTGGATACCTATAATCGAGGAGGGATCACGACGGTGGCCTGGCATTTTGCCAATCCAGCCTCCGAAGGCGGTTTTTATTGGAAAGATGGTGTATCAAAACCCGCCATGTCGCTGATCAAACCCGGCGGATCGCATCACGAAAAGTACAAGCTGATACTGAAAACGATAGCCGATTTTGCCCACTCCGTAAAAGGAAAGGACGGGACGCTGGCACCCATGATTTTCAGACCGTTTCACGAATTTGATGGCGACTGGTTCTGGTGGGGCAAGGGGCACACCAAACGCGAAGACTTTATCGCCGTCTGGCGGTTTACCGTATCCTATCTCCGCGATCAAATGGGCGTTCACAACCTCATTTACGCGTTTTCGCCCGATAATAAGTTCACTTCGGAATATGAATTTCTCGAACGCTACCCGGGCAACGAATGGGTGGATATGGTGGGAATGGACAACTACGGTGATTTCGGCCGCGACGGGAAATACAACCTCGAAGCCGGCTCGAAGAAGCTCAAAATTGTATCGGAATATGCCCAGAAAGCCGGCAAACTCGCCGCATTCACTGAAACCGGCCTCGAAAGCATTCCTAACCCGACCTGGTGGACCGAGACATTGCTTAAAACATTGAAAACCGAAAAACTGCAACTCGCCTACGTGCTCGTCTGGCGCAACGATTCCAAAAGCCCCACCCATTTTTACGCCCCCTTCCCCGGGCAGATCAGCGCTGCCGACTTCGTAAAGTTTTATCACGATCCTTACACGCTTTTCGAGAAGGATTTGAAGGAAGTGTATCGGTAA
- a CDS encoding family 2A encapsulin nanocompartment shell protein, with product MAKLNQNQTALGDVAARQLAIATRTVPQFEAITPRWLTHLLNWIPVESGVYRLNKVKEGSTAEVDCSRRDERELPHTFIDYVENPREYNLTAVQTVLDVHTRVSDLYSKPYNQISEQLRLTIESIKERQESELINNAEYGLLSSISAKQKISTRLGPPTPDDLDDLLTKVWKEPGFFLLHPQAIAAFGRECTRKGVPPPTISLFGSQFITWRGIPLIPSDKVPIENGKTKILLLRTGESRQGVVGLYQPGLPGEQSPGLSVRFMGINDKAIASYLVSLYCSLAVLVDDAIAILEDVEIGNYHEYKY from the coding sequence ATGGCCAAGTTAAACCAAAATCAAACTGCACTCGGTGACGTGGCAGCACGGCAATTGGCGATCGCGACCCGGACGGTCCCTCAGTTCGAGGCGATCACACCGCGCTGGCTTACGCATTTGCTGAACTGGATTCCCGTAGAGTCCGGCGTGTACCGCCTCAACAAAGTGAAAGAAGGAAGTACCGCCGAAGTAGATTGCTCCCGCCGCGATGAACGCGAACTGCCGCATACATTTATCGATTACGTCGAAAATCCGCGCGAGTACAACCTTACCGCCGTGCAGACCGTGCTTGACGTCCATACCCGCGTGTCGGATTTGTACAGCAAGCCGTATAACCAGATCAGCGAGCAGCTTCGCCTGACCATTGAAAGTATTAAGGAGCGCCAGGAAAGCGAGCTGATCAATAATGCCGAATATGGATTACTTTCCAGCATATCCGCCAAACAGAAAATTTCGACCCGCCTTGGCCCGCCGACGCCGGACGATCTGGATGATCTTTTGACGAAAGTGTGGAAGGAACCCGGTTTCTTCCTTTTGCATCCGCAGGCGATCGCCGCGTTCGGTCGCGAGTGTACGCGCAAGGGTGTTCCGCCACCGACCATCTCGCTTTTCGGTTCACAATTCATTACATGGCGAGGCATTCCACTGATTCCCTCCGATAAAGTGCCCATTGAAAACGGCAAGACGAAAATCCTGCTGCTGCGTACCGGCGAAAGCCGCCAGGGCGTAGTGGGGTTATACCAACCAGGCCTGCCGGGCGAGCAGTCGCCGGGACTTTCGGTGCGGTTTATGGGCATCAACGACAAGGCTATTGCCTCGTACCTGGTGTCGCTTTACTGCTCACTGGCCGTGCTGGTCGACGATGCGATTGCGATTTTGGAAGATGTAGAAATCGGTAACTACCATGAGTACAAATATTGA
- a CDS encoding transposase, whose protein sequence is MQAGNLIDIYKNETIATEAFRDFRLRRGIICKKCSGTHHYWLAPKQQFQCKQCRFRTTLQSGTVLEGSKLPISYFFIAVYMILKKGNAFTIQDFQEETGHKYYEPLYDFIRKVRAYLNANDPNTVLIDLVELFNHHLINRKFQERVVQD, encoded by the coding sequence ATGCAAGCGGGCAATCTGATCGATATTTATAAGAACGAAACCATCGCGACAGAGGCATTCAGGGATTTCAGGTTACGGCGTGGGATCATTTGCAAGAAATGCAGCGGCACGCATCACTACTGGCTCGCGCCGAAGCAGCAGTTTCAATGCAAGCAATGCCGGTTCCGCACCACGCTGCAAAGCGGCACGGTGCTTGAAGGAAGTAAGCTGCCGATCTCCTATTTCTTCATTGCCGTGTACATGATCCTTAAAAAGGGCAATGCATTCACGATCCAGGACTTCCAGGAAGAAACCGGCCATAAATACTACGAGCCGCTCTACGACTTCATCCGAAAAGTACGCGCCTATCTAAACGCCAACGACCCAAACACCGTCCTGATTGATCTGGTGGAGCTGTTCAATCATCATTTGATCAACCGGAAGTTTCAGGAGCGGGTTGTGCAGGATTAA